From a single Nicotiana tabacum cultivar K326 chromosome 8, ASM71507v2, whole genome shotgun sequence genomic region:
- the LOC107818004 gene encoding G-type lectin S-receptor-like serine/threonine-protein kinase SD2-5 translates to MYIKLNWFNQATSQSYNYHPNFFFMAVSWIFPFLFPLFSTANLSTTWINSYSPPHSVNFSDGSIVTPILVKESFGPSYACGFYCNGNCETYIFAIFIVSTYDDPAVVWSANRNNPVRINATLQLTLGGNLVLRDADGTLVWSTNTTDKSVAGLKFTHLGNLVLFNVNNVTVWQSFDHPTDSLVPGQKLIPGQKLTASVSATNWTEGGLYSFSATNSGLIALVESSPPQTYFKRSITNLTDSKASNYVMYLNGSLSLFTNSNDSEILVSVAPVSSAQFMKLEFDGHLKVYEWQDQWKEVNDIFTFSIGECGYPMVCGRYGICSNGQCSCPKSSSDSTNYFRQINDRQPNLGCSEITKMTCNDSKNHRYLKLNDMNYFAFGADIIDTDMTTCKNACLRNCSCKAAIFGYASNSSKGECHLPSEIFSLMNNEKDKTRYNSYAFLKVQNETQRKRHVNGAIVGSVTGISILGIIIGCIIFTFWKKRKEDEVEEHYLDNMPGMPVRFSYDDLKSAAENFSKKLGEGGFGSVFGGTLKDDTKIAVKCLDGIGKAKKSFLAEVETIGSIHHLSLVQLIGFCAQKSHRLLVYEFMSNGSLDKWIYSGNQEIVLDWKCRKKIIHDIDKGLAYLHDECRQKILHLDIKPQNILLDEKYNAKLSDFGLSKLIDRTQSKVVTTMRGTPGYLAPEWLSAVITEKVDVYSFGVVVLEILCGRKNFEPSEPEEQRLLMSLLKRKAEEGRLMDLIDKRSEDMQLYKEEVVDTMQVAAWCLQRDYTKRPSMSTVVMVIEGAVDVEKSLDYNFLVPQTVSDINMIDSAPLLPSILSGPR, encoded by the exons CACCACCACATTCAGTGAACTTCTCTGATGGTTCTATAGTAACGCCTATACTTGTCAAAGAAAGCTTTGGTCCAAGTTATGCTTGTGGATTCTACTGTAATGGCAATTGTGAGACTTACATCTTTGCCATCTTCATTGTGTCTACATATGATGATCCAGCAGTTGTTTGGTCTGCTAATCGTAACAATCCAGTTAGAATCAATGCAACTTTGCAGCTCACATTAGGAGGAAACTTGGTACTTAGAGATGCTGATGGTACTTTGGTTTGGTCAACAAATACTACTGACAAATCTGTTGCTGGCTTAAAGTTCACTCATTTGGGAAATCTTGTTCTCTTTAATGTCAACAATGTTACCGTTTGGCAATCTTTTGATCATCCAACTGATTCTTTGGTACCa g GACAGAAGTTAATACCAGGGCAGAAGCTAACAGCAAGTGTCTCAGCAACAAACTGGACTGAGGGAg GTTTGTATTCTTTCTCTGCCACAAATAGTGGTTTGATTGCTCTCGTTGAGTCGAGTCCACCACAAACATATTTTAAGAGATCCATTACTAACCTAACTGATAGTAAAGCATCCAACTATGTCATGTATTTGAATGGAAGCTTATCTTTATTCACAAATTCCAACGACTCCGAGATACTGGTTTCCGTTGCTCCTGTATCTTCAGCTCAATTTATGAAACTGGAATTTGATGGGCACTTGAAAGTGTATGAGTGGCAAGACCAGTGGAAAGAGGTCAATGacatttttactttttctatTGGTGAATGTGGTTATCCAATGGTATGTGGAAGATATGGCATTTGCTCAAATGGACAGTGTAGTTGTCCCAAATCAAGTTCTGATTCAACAAACTATTTTAGACAGATAAATGACAGGCAGCCTAATCTTGGTTGTTCTGAGATCACAAAAATGACTTGTAATGACTCAAAAAACCATAGATATTTGAAGCTCAATGATATGAATTATTTCGCATTTGGTGCAGATATTATTGATACAGACATGACTACCTGTAAAAATGCATGTTTGAGGAATTGTTCTTGTAAAGCTGCTATTTTTGGTTATGCTTCAAATTCTTCTAAAGGGGAGTGCCACCTTCCATCCGAGATCTTTTCGTTGATGAATAATGAGAAGGACAAGACAAGGTATAATTCCTATGCGTTTCTGAAAGTACAGAATGAAACTCAACGGAAGAGGCACGTGAATGGTGCTATAGTGGGATCTGTTACAGGAATTTCCATTCTTGGTATCATAATTGGATGCATAATTTTCACATTCTggaaaaagagaaaggaagatGAAGTGGAAGAGCATTATCTAGATAACATGCCAGGAatgcctgttagattttcttacGACGATCTAAAGTCTGCAGCTGAGAACTTTAGCAAAAAGCTTGGTGAAGGGGGATTTGGATCAGTGTTCGGAGGGACCTTAAAAGACGACACAAAGATAGCAGTGAAATGCCTTGATGGAATAGGCAAAGCCAAGAAATCATTCCTAGCTGAGGTTGAAACCATTGGCAGCATACATCATCTCAGCTTGGTCCAATTAATTGGCTTCTGTGCTCAGAAATCTCACAGGCTTCTAGTATATGAGTTTATGAGCAATGGATCGCTAGACAAATGGATCTACTCTGGAAATCAAGAAATCGTTCTAGATTGGAAATGCAGGAAGAAGATTATTCATGACATAGACAAAGGATTAGCCTACCTCCACGATGAATGCAGGCAAAAAATTCTACATTTGGATATTAAGCCTCAAAACATTCTATTAGATGAGAAGTATAATGCTAAGCTCTCTGACTTCGGACTTTCCAAGCTAATTGATCGGACTCAGAGCAAAGTTGTGACTACCATGAGAGGTACTCCTGGCTATCTAGCTCCTGAATGGCTTAGTGCAGTTATAACAGAAAAGGTAGATGTCTATAGCTTTGGCGTAGTAGTCTTGGAGATCTTGTGTGGAAGGAAAAATTTCGAGCCATCTGAGCCCGAGGAGCAAAGGCTATTGATGAGTCTTCTCAAGAGAAAGGCAGAGGAAGGGCGATTAATGGATCTGATTGATAAGCGCAGTGAAGATATGCAGCTTTATAAGGAAGAAGTAGTAGATACAATGCAAGTTGCTGCGTGGTGTCTACAACGCGATTACACCAAGAGACCATCAATGTCAACAGTTGTCATGGTCATTGAGGGCGCGGTGGATGTTGAAAAGAGTCTGGACTACAACTTCCTTGTGCCACAAACCGTATCAGATATCAATATGATAGATTCTGCTCCATTACTTCCCTCAATCCTATCAGGCCCAAGGTGA